Sequence from the Salinicoccus sp. Bachu38 genome:
GCCCGGGAACGGCTGCCTCCATACAAGGTGCTCAGGGATGCCGAGCTCTATGCCGAGCTCACGCACTTCATCCTTGAACAGTGTGTTGAGCGGTTCGAGCAACTTGAACTGCATGTCCTCCGGCAGTCCGCCGACGTTATGGTGCGACTTGATCGTCGTTGCCGTTTCTGTACCGGATTCGATGATATCCGTGTAGAGCGTGCCCTGGGCAAGGAAATCAACGTCTTCGAGCTTGGACGCTTCATCGTCGAATACATAGATGAATTCATTGCCGATGATTTTCCGCTTCTGTTCCGGATCGGCCACGCCTTTAAGCTTATTCAGGAAACGGTCCTTTGCATCCACTTTGATGATATTCATGTTGAACCCTTCACCAAACTGTTCCATGACCATTTCCGCTTCGCCCTTGCGGAGCAGACCATGATCGACGAAGATGCATGTGAGGTTGTCGCCGATCGCCCTGTGCATCAATACGGCGGTAACGGATGAATCCACCCCGCCGCTCATTGCACACAGCACTTTCCTGTCGCCCACTTCCTCGCGGATCTTATCAATTTCAATGGCGATGAAATTATCCATCGACCATTCTCCGTGGCATCCGCAGATGTCACGTATGAAATTCCTGAGGAATGTATCGCCATTTTTGGAGTGCTTGGATTCCGGGTGGAACTGCACGCCATAGATTTCCTTCTCTTCATGCCTGATGCCTGCATACTGGCACAACGGCGTATAGGCGATTTGTTTGAAGGCTTCCGGAATATGAGTGACTTTGTCGCTGTGGCTCATCAGAACCGTTTCATTTTCCGCCAGTCCTTTGAACAGTGGTGCATTGATATCCAGACTGATTTCAGTCGGTCCGAATTCCTTCTCATTTGAAGGGACGACTTCCCCGCCGTTCAATTGTGTGATGAGCTGCATGCCGTAGCAGATGCCGAGCACCGGTACGCCAAGTTCGAACACTTCCGGATCCACAGTAAATGCATCCTCTGCATAGACGGAACGGGGTCCGCCTGAGAGGATAACGCCCTGTGGGTTCAATTCTCTGATTTCTTCTATTGTAATGCTTGGGTTATGGAGTTCACTGTAGACTCCAAGGTCCCTGATACGCCGTGTAATGAGTTGGTTATATTGACTGCCATAGTCGATAACCAGTATGAGTTCCTGCTCTTTAGCCATTTCCATCTTTCAACCGTGCTCCTATCTTATCTAGAGTAGTTCGGGGATTCTTTAGTGATCTGGACATTGTGCGGGTGACTCTCGATCAGTCCTGCACCCGTAATCTTGACGAATTGGGAGTCCTCCCTCAGAGCCTCAAGGTTCTGTGATCCCGTATAGCCCATGCCGGATCTCAATCCACCCATCAGCTGATAGATTGTATCGCTGAGTGGCCCCTTATACTCTGTACGCCCTTCAATGCCTTCAGGAACAAATTTCTTCGCTTCCGAATCCTCCTGGAAATAGCGGTCCTTGGAGCCTTTCTCCATCGCCCCCAGTGAACCCATGCCACGGTATGTCTTATATCTTCTCCCCTGGAAGATTTCAGTCTCCCCTGGAGATTCGCTCGTCCCTGCAAGCAGGCTGCCGAGCATGACAGCATGTCCCCCGGCTGCAAGTGCTTTGACGATGTCGCCGGACAGCTTGATGCCGCCATCTGCAATGATCGTCTTACCATGTTTCCTTGCCTCACTCGCTGCGTCATAGACTGCAGTGATCTGAGGAACACCAACACCTGAAACCACCCGTGTTGTACAGATGGAACCCGGACCGATGCCGACTTTGACTACATCGACACCTGCGTCGATCAGTGCTTTCGTGCCTTCCGCTGTTGCCACGTTTCCGGCAATCAGCGTGATATCAGGGAATTTATCGCGGACATCACGGATCGCTTTGAGTACACCTTCCGAGTGTCCATGCGCCGTATCGATGACGAGCGCATCCACCCCGGCTGCGATAAGCTCTTCAGCACGCTTGTCCGTCTCTTTGGCGATGCCGATGGCACCCGCCACAAGCAGACGCCCCTGGCTATCTTTGGCAGCACCGGGGAATTCGATGACCTTCTCGATGTCTTTTATTGTGATGAGTCCTTTTAATATATTGTCTTCATCGACCAGTGGGAGTTTTTCAATTCTGTATTTCTGAAGAATCTGTGCCGCTTCATCCAGTGTCGTACCCACTTCAGCAGTAATAAGATTCTCCTTCGTCATTACATCATCAATCGGTTTTGAATAGTCTTCGATGAAACGCAGGTCACGGTTTGTAATGATGCCGATCAGTTTCTTCTCTTCCGGATTGTTGACGATTGGAACACCGGAAATACGGTATTTGCCCATCAGATGCTCTGCTGCAAACACCTGCTCCTCCTTCGTCAGGAAGAAGGGATCTTTGATGACACCGTTCTCGGAACGCTTGACCTTCTCCACCTCATCACGCTGGCGTTCAATCGACATGTTCTTATGGATGACACCAAGACCCCCCTGGCGTGCAATCGCAATCGCCATGGCAGATTCAGTCACCGTATCCATGCCTGCACTCAAAACCGGTATGTTCAGCCTGATGCTCTCGGACAGCTGTACGGACAGATCCACTTCTTTCGGTAATACTTCTGAATGCGCCGGTACCAGCAGCACATCATCAAACGTCAAACCCTCTTTTTCAAACTTTCTTTCCCACATTCTTATTGCCTCCTATTTTAAAATAGTGCACCTTAAAAAAGACATATGATAGGAACAATGAAGATACAGCCGATGATCGGATATCCAATTGTTATTCCATAGCAGCTTTATTTAAGGTAAAGCCTAGAAACTCATAATCCATATTATTATGATTATATGAAATAAAATAATTAATTACTTATGATAGCAAAAAAGCCCGGTATAAACAATGCATTTTCGATAATAGGGATAATACTGAAAATTTGAACAAATACTTTAAGAGGGTTTTGAAGAGGTCAGACAGGGAATATTAACTAAAATTGAAGATATTTGTGAAAAGGAGGTTCATCGTGAATTATTTCGAACTGTATGATAGTCAGGAAGCAGTGCTCGATCGGATTACACAGTTGAAAGCTGAAGGGTATTATGAAGAGGATATCCATCTTATGGGCCGGGACGATAAAGAATTCGAAGCCCTTGAATATACAGAAGTCGTCTATCATATCCACGTGACGGGTGACATAGGACTGAAGGAGATATTAGCCAGAAACGAGCCGGCAGAACGGTTCCTTCATGATTATGAACTGGATGAAGACGAAATAGAAAGATACTTATTCAAAATCAGTGAAGGGAACTATCTGATGTTCTATGCAGACCTGGATCTCATGGAACGGAGGGAAGAACAGCAGGAAAGGGAAGAAAGTGCAGAAGCGGATTTCAAAGGGGAAGTCAAAGACCCTGAATAGATCGGAAGAAAAAATGATCTGAAGCTGCTGTATGCAGCTTCAGATCATTTTTATTCTGTGGTTCCACTAATAATTACTCCTTCGCGCCCAAGCCGCTTTCCTTCACCACCTGCAGTGCATTCAAGCCGCCCACATCAGTAATATTCAGATTCTTCGGCCTGAGCATTTCCATTTCATGCCCCTTTTCAATACAGACATTCCTAATCTCATCAGCCGATAGAAGGTCCATATATTCATACGACTTGTGGTTCAGGATCATCTGCCTATAATGATGAAGCGACAAATTATATATGTCACCTTCCCTTTTTTGGATATCAATTTCCTTATGCCGGTTCAAAAAATTGCAGTATGTAAAATGATGACGTTCTACATTACTGCCGCTATCGAACCCATTGAAATGTACATGATAGCCTGCAGACAGTTCATCCTGCACCTCTTCGGATAACTGTCCCATCGATCTTTCCACCTTGTTGAAAATTTCAAGAACCAGGTCCACCTCTCCGGACACATCCATAGTCACCTCATCCCGGCTGATCATTTCCATGACATGGGGATACTTCTTCTGTATCCCTTCAGTAAGAATATCCATGTAGTAGCAATAGGAATCCCAATTTGCCGAGTCAAGGAGACTCATAATCTTGAACTGGTTCAAGAGCACCAATCTTGCCAGAGGACTATCCAGCCCATTCACTCCGTTGTCGTCCGCCCCCATTTAGAAGATGAAGTCCAGACACCAGCAGTTGCTTGCTTGTTTCATTGCGTCATCACTAAGTGGCATACTATTCCCACCAACCAGTAGCATTGCCACCATCAAATATTTTATCAACTTTTTCAATTTCATATCTCCTAATCTTTTTCGAGTATTGTTTCTATATAGGAACACATCCATTGTAAAAGATTTGAAAGAAAATAAGCATTGTTTTTTAGGAAATATTCCTCGCTGAATAGTTTTCTAATTTATTCAACAATTCAACCTCATTATAGTTTTCAAAAAAAATCTTATTCTTTTCTTTCAAAACTGTATATTCTTCATACTGTCGCAAGTGTATCAAGGCGGACAATTTCATATACAATATATGAACAATCAAGTATGTAGAGTCATTTTTATGAAGTATATCCAAGGCTTTGTTACAATACTTCAATGATTTTTCATGTTCGTTATCTTCACAGAGACTGACTGCCAAGTTGTATAGGATTTTCACTACCAGGCCCGGAGATTGTTTCTTTGATTTTTCATAAAATAATAGGGCATCTTTATAAGAATCTAAACCACCCAAATCAGTCATATTGTATATATTTCCTTTGGCCAGATGCATTTCTGCGACCGCTTCATACATCCATTCATTCGTCTGGTTCTTTTCTATCGCTGTACTGATCAGGCGGAGTGCCATTCTATATTCTCCCTTTGATTGCTTTACAAGCCCCTGATGCCAATACTTATATCCATCGAGTTCCGGCGACTGCTTCCAGAATCCGCCGCTCTCGCTTTCCAGAATCTCAGCCATCTTTATGTAATCCTGGTTTGATCTTGCATCATCCAATCGCTCCCGCACAATAAGGTCGGGTGTCTTGTCACCGTTGCAGAATACATCATGTATGCTCAGATTGAGGCGTTCCATCACATCCAGAAATTCATCCAAACGTATGGTGAACTTTCCATTTTCCAATCTGGATATTGCGGGTTGGGAGGTAATGCCTTCCGCAAGTTTTCCCTGGGAGAGTGCCATCATTTTTCTTCTTATCCTGATCTTGCTTGAGATATCTTCCAATCATTTCCACCCTTTTTAGATTATTATTCCACAGCCCTGTCAGGACGTCCATTAAATTTTTCAGGAGAGTTTATTAAATATACACAGGGGTATAAATCTAATACGTATTAGGATGATGCATGCGCGCTATGATCAGTCATTTTCTAGAGATGTAACGAAACCTAATCATCAAACAAAATGGAGGTATGAGTTATGCGTAAGATTGAATCATACATGAGCGAACAGGAAATGTTGGGGAGAATTGAACAGCTTAAATCCGAAGGGATAGCCGAAAATCAGATTACTGTAGTTTCCAGAGAAGAGCTTGAAGGTTCTTCCTTGAACTATACTGATGTGAACTACAAGACTTCCGAAGGAAGCACTTGGGATAAGATCGTTTCCTGGTTTACTGCAGAACAGCCTGAAGAACGGGTAATGACAGGCCTCAATCTGAATCCACAGGAAGAGGAAGAGTATAAGGAAGCCTTGGATAGCGGTAAGATTCTTCTCTATGTCAACGATGAAATTGAAGGGGACACCACTGACTATCCTAAAGATCCACTGCTCGAAGATGATGAAGACAGGGTGGATAAGGGTGACTCTGCAGAGCGTCCAAGATCCACTCCTGGCAGTGCGCATAGCCCTGGTGTAACAGGAGCGGCTGGTGCTACAGCGGCAGCTGGTGACATCGGTTCTGATGAGCGGGATGAAAACCGTTACGTCGATGGCGCTGAACGGCCGGAAATCGACAGGGAAACAGATTCCGCCCTCGGTAGCGCACACAACGAAGGTACGACTGAAGCAGATGGCGGCATCGGTTCCAATAAACGGGATGAAAACCGTTATGTCGATGGTGCTGAACGGCCGGAAATCGAAGAGGACTATCAATATGCTGATCGGGATAACCGCGCAATCAACGACGACATGGTCGAAGGACGTCGTGACCAGAATGTAATCAATACAGAACGGGATGCACCATTGGATGATAGGGAAGGGCGCTATAGCGTTGATGAACGCGCCTTGAACACCAGTGGCCCTGCAAACGATACCGATGAGTTTGCAGACCGGGATGACCTTACGGACGAAGAGAAAATCCAGCTTCGCGAAGAACGGCTGAACGTAGACAAAGAGAGGGTTCAGACAGGTGAAGTGAATGTCGACAAGC
This genomic interval carries:
- a CDS encoding general stress protein, translated to MNYFELYDSQEAVLDRITQLKAEGYYEEDIHLMGRDDKEFEALEYTEVVYHIHVTGDIGLKEILARNEPAERFLHDYELDEDEIERYLFKISEGNYLMFYADLDLMERREEQQEREESAEADFKGEVKDPE
- the guaA gene encoding glutamine-hydrolyzing GMP synthase, with the protein product MEMAKEQELILVIDYGSQYNQLITRRIRDLGVYSELHNPSITIEEIRELNPQGVILSGGPRSVYAEDAFTVDPEVFELGVPVLGICYGMQLITQLNGGEVVPSNEKEFGPTEISLDINAPLFKGLAENETVLMSHSDKVTHIPEAFKQIAYTPLCQYAGIRHEEKEIYGVQFHPESKHSKNGDTFLRNFIRDICGCHGEWSMDNFIAIEIDKIREEVGDRKVLCAMSGGVDSSVTAVLMHRAIGDNLTCIFVDHGLLRKGEAEMVMEQFGEGFNMNIIKVDAKDRFLNKLKGVADPEQKRKIIGNEFIYVFDDEASKLEDVDFLAQGTLYTDIIESGTETATTIKSHHNVGGLPEDMQFKLLEPLNTLFKDEVRELGIELGIPEHLVWRQPFPGPGLGIRILGEITEEKLEIVRESDWILRDEIKKAGLDREIWQYFTVLPDIRSVGVMGDYRTYSHTIGIRAVTSIDGMTSEFAKIDWDVLERISKRLVNESEQINRVVYDVTSKPPATIEWE
- a CDS encoding DUF2382 domain-containing protein, with product MRKIESYMSEQEMLGRIEQLKSEGIAENQITVVSREELEGSSLNYTDVNYKTSEGSTWDKIVSWFTAEQPEERVMTGLNLNPQEEEEYKEALDSGKILLYVNDEIEGDTTDYPKDPLLEDDEDRVDKGDSAERPRSTPGSAHSPGVTGAAGATAAAGDIGSDERDENRYVDGAERPEIDRETDSALGSAHNEGTTEADGGIGSNKRDENRYVDGAERPEIEEDYQYADRDNRAINDDMVEGRRDQNVINTERDAPLDDREGRYSVDERALNTSGPANDTDEFADRDDLTDEEKIQLREERLNVDKERVQTGEVNVDKHVETDHQEFDVPVEREEVTVERRPVDGDRPAGDVDADDHDSINVPVNEERVNVEKEDVVNEEVVVKKDKVRDTEHVSEDVRHEDVDIDETTNDRGRLDDDRLDRDKDRL
- a CDS encoding helix-turn-helix domain-containing protein; protein product: MEDISSKIRIRRKMMALSQGKLAEGITSQPAISRLENGKFTIRLDEFLDVMERLNLSIHDVFCNGDKTPDLIVRERLDDARSNQDYIKMAEILESESGGFWKQSPELDGYKYWHQGLVKQSKGEYRMALRLISTAIEKNQTNEWMYEAVAEMHLAKGNIYNMTDLGGLDSYKDALLFYEKSKKQSPGLVVKILYNLAVSLCEDNEHEKSLKYCNKALDILHKNDSTYLIVHILYMKLSALIHLRQYEEYTVLKEKNKIFFENYNEVELLNKLENYSARNIS
- a CDS encoding YfbU family protein; amino-acid sequence: MGADDNGVNGLDSPLARLVLLNQFKIMSLLDSANWDSYCYYMDILTEGIQKKYPHVMEMISRDEVTMDVSGEVDLVLEIFNKVERSMGQLSEEVQDELSAGYHVHFNGFDSGSNVERHHFTYCNFLNRHKEIDIQKREGDIYNLSLHHYRQMILNHKSYEYMDLLSADEIRNVCIEKGHEMEMLRPKNLNITDVGGLNALQVVKESGLGAKE
- the guaB gene encoding IMP dehydrogenase, coding for MWERKFEKEGLTFDDVLLVPAHSEVLPKEVDLSVQLSESIRLNIPVLSAGMDTVTESAMAIAIARQGGLGVIHKNMSIERQRDEVEKVKRSENGVIKDPFFLTKEEQVFAAEHLMGKYRISGVPIVNNPEEKKLIGIITNRDLRFIEDYSKPIDDVMTKENLITAEVGTTLDEAAQILQKYRIEKLPLVDEDNILKGLITIKDIEKVIEFPGAAKDSQGRLLVAGAIGIAKETDKRAEELIAAGVDALVIDTAHGHSEGVLKAIRDVRDKFPDITLIAGNVATAEGTKALIDAGVDVVKVGIGPGSICTTRVVSGVGVPQITAVYDAASEARKHGKTIIADGGIKLSGDIVKALAAGGHAVMLGSLLAGTSESPGETEIFQGRRYKTYRGMGSLGAMEKGSKDRYFQEDSEAKKFVPEGIEGRTEYKGPLSDTIYQLMGGLRSGMGYTGSQNLEALREDSQFVKITGAGLIESHPHNVQITKESPNYSR